Proteins found in one Actinokineospora alba genomic segment:
- the resB gene encoding cytochrome c biogenesis protein ResB, whose amino-acid sequence MRTALILLFLLALAAMPGALLPQRSLNPPNVDTYIATHGWWGRALDRLQFFDVYASVWFSAIYLMLFVSLVGCLLPRTLEYAKQLTAKPVLTPRNLSRLPHHETATLDGSPDDAIAAARTRLRGWRLVEREEADGARSVSAERGYTREAGNLVFHFAMLGLIVTLALGKMVNYEGQVIVLANGSEFCNSGTLNYDSFRPGLRVDGTDLSPFCVRVNKFDAEYLPNGQADTFRAKIDYQAGDDLTANTWRPYDLEVNAPLRTAGDRVYLLGHGYAPTFTVTFPNGESRTQTVQWRPVDNLTLLSEGATKFDPPGVTDSAERRTKQIAVTGLFAPTALMHDKILTSGFPDLTDPAAAIDVMRGDLGIDSGRGQSIFEIDRSLVDSGRLTRVARQNLKPGESISLDDGTKVTFDGVVRWVSLQVSHDPTQVWVLVSAILMILGLGASLTVKRRRLWVRAAPDDEGRTVVRVGGLARTDQAGYGEEFHRIAAELLSPRRDT is encoded by the coding sequence ATGCGCACCGCGCTGATCCTGCTGTTCCTGCTCGCCCTAGCCGCCATGCCCGGGGCGCTCCTGCCGCAGCGCTCGCTCAACCCGCCGAACGTCGACACCTACATCGCCACCCACGGCTGGTGGGGCCGCGCGCTCGACCGGCTGCAGTTCTTCGACGTGTACGCCAGCGTCTGGTTCTCCGCGATCTACCTGATGCTGTTCGTCTCCCTGGTCGGCTGCCTGCTGCCGCGCACCCTCGAATACGCGAAGCAACTCACTGCTAAGCCGGTCCTGACCCCGCGCAACCTCAGCAGGCTGCCGCACCACGAGACCGCGACCCTCGACGGCTCGCCCGACGACGCGATCGCCGCGGCCCGGACGCGGCTGCGCGGGTGGCGGCTGGTCGAGCGCGAGGAGGCCGACGGCGCCCGCAGCGTCAGCGCCGAGCGCGGCTACACCCGCGAGGCGGGCAACCTGGTCTTCCACTTCGCCATGCTCGGCCTGATCGTGACGCTCGCGCTGGGCAAGATGGTCAACTACGAGGGCCAGGTCATCGTGCTGGCCAACGGCTCGGAGTTCTGCAACTCGGGCACCCTCAACTACGACTCGTTCCGCCCCGGCCTGCGCGTCGACGGCACCGACCTGAGCCCGTTCTGCGTGCGGGTCAACAAGTTCGACGCCGAGTACCTGCCCAACGGCCAGGCCGACACGTTCCGCGCCAAGATCGACTACCAGGCGGGCGACGACCTCACGGCCAACACCTGGCGGCCCTACGACCTCGAGGTCAACGCCCCGCTGCGCACGGCGGGCGACCGGGTCTACCTGCTCGGCCACGGCTACGCCCCGACGTTCACGGTCACCTTCCCCAACGGCGAGTCCCGCACCCAGACCGTCCAGTGGCGCCCGGTCGACAACCTGACCCTGCTGTCCGAGGGTGCCACCAAGTTCGACCCGCCCGGGGTGACCGACTCCGCCGAGCGCCGCACCAAGCAGATCGCCGTAACCGGCCTGTTCGCACCGACCGCGCTGATGCACGACAAGATCCTCACCTCCGGCTTCCCCGACCTGACCGACCCGGCCGCCGCCATCGACGTCATGCGCGGCGACCTGGGCATCGACTCCGGACGGGGTCAGTCGATCTTCGAGATCGACCGCTCGCTGGTCGACAGCGGCAGGCTCACCCGGGTCGCCCGGCAGAACCTCAAGCCGGGGGAGTCGATCAGTCTCGACGACGGCACCAAAGTCACCTTCGACGGTGTCGTGCGCTGGGTGTCGCTGCAGGTCTCGCACGACCCGACCCAGGTGTGGGTGCTGGTCAGCGCCATCCTGATGATCCTCGGGCTCGGCGCGTCGCTCACCGTGAAACGCCGCAGGCTGTGGGTCCGCGCGGCGCCCGACGACGAGGGTCGTACCGTGGTCCGCGTCGGTGGGCTGGCCCGCACCGACCAGGCGGGATACGGCGAGGAGTTCCACCGGATCGCCGCCGAGCTGCTCAGTCCCAGGAGGGATACCTGA
- a CDS encoding cytochrome c biogenesis CcdA family protein, which yields MDPTELATSGPLLLAAAVALLAGVVSFASPCVVPLVPGYLAYLAALVGAEAPAVTTDEGRKQGRYRVLGAVALFVLGFTVVFAATVGSLVWLADALLVNELLLQRIGGVITIAMALVFIGLVPAMQKDLRLHKVPRMGLAGAPVLGGIFALGWTPCLGPTLAGVLSMAAATGGNAARGYLLVFIYCMGLGIPFLLIALGLRWAVGASDWLRRHGRTIQYVGGGLLLLVGILLVTGLWAEVVGWLRVAFISDVKLPL from the coding sequence GTGGACCCCACCGAGCTCGCCACGTCCGGCCCGCTGCTGCTGGCCGCCGCTGTCGCGCTGCTCGCCGGGGTGGTCTCGTTCGCCTCCCCCTGCGTGGTCCCGCTCGTCCCCGGCTACCTCGCCTACCTGGCCGCCCTGGTCGGCGCCGAGGCCCCCGCCGTCACCACCGACGAGGGACGTAAACAGGGCCGCTACCGGGTTCTGGGTGCCGTCGCCCTCTTCGTCCTCGGCTTCACCGTCGTCTTCGCCGCCACCGTCGGCAGCCTGGTCTGGCTCGCCGACGCCCTCCTGGTCAACGAGTTGCTCCTGCAGCGCATCGGCGGCGTGATCACCATCGCGATGGCGCTGGTCTTCATCGGCCTGGTCCCCGCCATGCAGAAAGACCTGCGCCTGCACAAGGTCCCGCGTATGGGACTCGCGGGCGCGCCGGTCCTTGGCGGCATCTTCGCCCTCGGCTGGACACCGTGCCTGGGCCCGACCCTGGCGGGCGTGCTGTCCATGGCCGCCGCCACCGGCGGGAACGCCGCCCGCGGCTACCTGCTGGTCTTCATCTACTGCATGGGCCTCGGCATCCCGTTCCTGCTCATCGCGCTCGGCCTGCGCTGGGCCGTGGGTGCCTCCGACTGGCTGCGCAGGCACGGCCGGACCATCCAGTACGTCGGCGGCGGCCTGCTCCTTCTCGTCGGCATCCTGCTGGTCACCGGTCTGTGGGCCGAGGTGGTCGGCTGGCTGCGGGTGGCGTTCATCAGCGACGTGAAGCTGCCGCTGTGA
- a CDS encoding TlpA disulfide reductase family protein codes for MRALVVGLAALLALAGCTAEKDAASSGAEFVFVSPGGKTEIRYDGADRKVLPEVSGPDLMDESKQLKLSDYRGKVVVLNVWGQWCGPCRAEAPELQRLQDDYAAKGVQVLGIDVREPGRSEAQDFMRDRKITYPSIFDQGGRSLLALKGYPRAVVPATFVIDKQGRVAAAYMRELLANDLTPVLDELIKE; via the coding sequence ATGAGAGCCCTGGTCGTCGGTCTCGCCGCGTTGTTGGCCCTGGCAGGCTGCACGGCGGAGAAGGACGCGGCCTCCTCGGGCGCCGAGTTCGTCTTCGTCTCCCCCGGCGGCAAGACCGAGATCCGCTACGACGGCGCGGACCGCAAGGTCCTGCCGGAGGTCTCGGGCCCGGACCTGATGGACGAGTCCAAGCAGCTCAAGCTGAGCGACTACCGGGGCAAGGTCGTAGTCCTCAACGTCTGGGGCCAGTGGTGCGGCCCCTGCCGCGCCGAAGCCCCGGAACTGCAGCGGTTGCAGGATGACTACGCGGCCAAGGGCGTCCAGGTCCTCGGCATCGACGTCCGCGAACCGGGCCGCTCGGAGGCCCAGGACTTCATGCGGGACCGCAAGATCACGTACCCGTCGATCTTCGACCAGGGCGGCCGCAGCCTCCTGGCCCTCAAGGGCTACCCGCGAGCCGTGGTCCCGGCCACCTTCGTGATCGACAAACAAGGCCGAGTAGCCGCCGCCTACATGCGCGAACTCCTCGCCAACGACCTCACCCCGGTCCTCGACGAACTGATCAAGGAGTAG